The following are from one region of the Silene latifolia isolate original U9 population chromosome 9, ASM4854445v1, whole genome shotgun sequence genome:
- the LOC141598636 gene encoding uncharacterized protein LOC141598636 — MGDFSHQHVHHNLQPCLHCHPHSYIRMVQHLIERCLLLRMDRDECIKALEDHAKIRPLVTLTVWRELLRENRGFFRAYFHHGYSRPIMRSRVHQPRRFTRRRY, encoded by the exons ATGGGTGACTTTAGCCATCAACATGTACACCATAATCTTCAACCTTGTTTGCATTGTCATCCACATAGCTACATTAGAATG GTCCAACATCTGATAGAAAGGTGTTTGCTTCTTCGAATGGACCGTGATGAGTGCATCAAGGCTTTAGAGGATCATGCAAAAATACGACCTTTAGTCACCCTTACAG TTTGGCGGGAGCTATTAAGAGAGAATAGAGGTTTCTTCCGAGCATATTTCCATCATGGTTATTCAAGGCCGATTATGA GGAGTCGTGTTCATCAACCACGAAGATTCACAAGGAGGCGGTACTAG